One Streptomyces sp. ML-6 genomic region harbors:
- a CDS encoding response regulator transcription factor encodes MPDDISRASGQHRAAQNHASQHTSSHVTPLDPEPGSHAFPVPQQSAASEPLSPFPAALNRPVPGVLRVVVADDNPVVRAGLGVLLSGREDIEVVAEATDGRQAYDMAVLHRPDVVLLDVRMPGVDGISALPHLVQVAPVMMLTYSRENEIVHEALRLGAGGYLVHGEFTADQLVQAVRDTKEGRAHFTATAANALLAHMRQGPGPQQRPLPEGLGTALTTGVPYQGSGYDGHGPSSVQQHGAPAHAPTPEPAPPAPRPVRAPQGLSHLQPVVAQSSMTGEPGAALNRQQYGLSSREVEVMELIASGMSNQQIAATCFISEKTVKNHINRIFTKLHSTSRSEAIARWLGTAPSAGRGAREAGGHRG; translated from the coding sequence ATGCCGGACGACATCTCCCGCGCGTCGGGCCAGCACCGGGCCGCGCAGAACCACGCGTCCCAGCACACGTCCTCGCACGTCACCCCGCTCGACCCGGAACCCGGTTCCCACGCCTTCCCCGTTCCCCAGCAGTCCGCGGCATCCGAGCCCCTGTCCCCCTTCCCGGCGGCCCTGAACCGACCGGTGCCCGGCGTCCTGCGGGTCGTCGTCGCCGACGACAACCCCGTGGTCCGGGCCGGCCTCGGCGTCCTGCTCTCCGGCCGCGAGGACATCGAAGTCGTCGCGGAGGCCACGGACGGCCGCCAGGCCTACGACATGGCCGTCCTGCACCGCCCGGACGTCGTCCTGCTCGACGTCCGGATGCCCGGCGTCGACGGCATCTCCGCCCTGCCCCACCTCGTACAGGTCGCACCCGTGATGATGCTGACCTACAGCCGCGAGAACGAGATCGTCCACGAGGCGCTGCGCCTGGGCGCCGGCGGCTACCTGGTCCACGGCGAATTCACGGCCGACCAGCTGGTGCAGGCCGTGCGCGACACGAAGGAAGGCCGCGCCCACTTCACCGCCACTGCGGCCAACGCCCTCCTCGCCCACATGCGCCAGGGCCCGGGACCGCAGCAGCGACCGCTTCCCGAGGGGCTCGGAACGGCGCTGACCACCGGCGTTCCCTATCAGGGGTCCGGCTACGACGGCCATGGCCCGAGTTCCGTCCAGCAACACGGTGCGCCTGCACACGCACCCACGCCCGAACCGGCTCCACCTGCGCCGCGACCTGTTCGAGCACCGCAAGGTCTTTCGCATCTGCAACCAGTTGTGGCACAGTCTTCCATGACCGGGGAACCGGGTGCAGCGCTCAACAGGCAGCAGTACGGGCTGAGTTCACGGGAGGTGGAGGTCATGGAGCTGATCGCGTCCGGCATGAGCAATCAGCAGATCGCCGCCACCTGCTTCATCAGCGAGAAGACCGTCAAGAACCACATCAACCGCATCTTCACCAAGTTGCACAGCACGAGCCGCAGCGAGGCCATCGCCCGCTGGCTCGGCACGGCCCCCTCTGCGGGACGGGGAGCGCGCGAGGCCGGTGGTCACCGTGGCTGA
- a CDS encoding OmpA family protein yields the protein MNHNRTRRRPPYLASHVVATALLVASVGVLGATNAVADDGPSVPPGTEATSVPPVKVDPNDTDLKMPEGGTLAPAKVLDIVQVIEDEGGEERREDTNANVKFALQAEVLFGKDSAKLSSAANSRIAAIAAEIKKQNATKVRVFGFTDNLGSAAHGDVLSKQRANAVHGVLAKELGSGISFEIRGYGEQYPIANNGTEEGRKKNRRVEVSFPRSTTS from the coding sequence GTGAACCACAACCGTACTCGTCGTAGGCCGCCGTACCTGGCGAGCCATGTCGTCGCGACCGCGTTGTTGGTGGCGAGTGTCGGCGTCCTCGGTGCAACCAACGCCGTTGCCGACGACGGCCCCTCCGTTCCTCCCGGCACGGAGGCGACATCGGTGCCGCCGGTGAAGGTCGACCCCAACGACACCGACCTGAAGATGCCCGAGGGCGGCACGCTCGCCCCCGCCAAGGTCCTCGACATCGTCCAGGTGATCGAGGACGAAGGCGGCGAGGAGCGTCGTGAGGACACCAACGCGAACGTCAAGTTCGCGCTCCAGGCCGAGGTCCTCTTCGGCAAGGACAGCGCCAAGCTGAGTTCTGCCGCCAACTCCCGCATCGCGGCCATCGCCGCCGAGATCAAGAAGCAGAACGCCACCAAGGTGCGCGTCTTCGGCTTCACCGACAACCTCGGCTCGGCGGCCCACGGCGACGTGCTGTCCAAGCAGCGCGCCAACGCCGTGCACGGCGTGCTGGCCAAGGAACTGGGGTCGGGCATCAGTTTCGAGATCCGTGGTTACGGCGAGCAGTACCCGATCGCCAACAACGGCACGGAAGAGGGCCGGAAGAAGAACCGGCGCGTGGAGGTCTCCTTCCCGCGCAGCACGACTTCCTGA
- a CDS encoding dihydrofolate reductase family protein, with product MRTLISTAFVSLDGVVEAPGGEPGYRNSGWTFKDMEFVPEAFEIKGQEQQEATALLLGRVSYQAFSPVWPDMVEFAGYRPMPKYVVSTTLTEADLVPGWGETTILRSLDEIATLKETEGGPIIVHGSATLNQNLSDAGLIDRYHLLVFPLLLGAGKRLFSGTDKDTQKLKLVEHEAYSNGLQKNIFDVVR from the coding sequence ATGCGCACCCTGATCAGCACCGCCTTCGTCTCGCTCGACGGCGTCGTGGAGGCCCCTGGCGGGGAGCCCGGATACCGGAACTCGGGGTGGACCTTCAAGGACATGGAGTTCGTCCCGGAGGCATTCGAGATCAAGGGCCAGGAGCAGCAGGAAGCCACCGCGCTGCTGCTGGGCCGGGTCAGCTACCAGGCGTTCAGCCCGGTCTGGCCGGACATGGTGGAATTCGCCGGCTACCGGCCGATGCCGAAGTACGTCGTCTCCACCACCCTCACCGAGGCCGACCTGGTCCCCGGCTGGGGCGAGACCACGATCCTGCGCTCGCTCGACGAGATCGCCACCCTGAAGGAGACCGAGGGCGGCCCGATCATCGTCCACGGCAGCGCCACCCTCAATCAGAACCTGTCGGACGCCGGCCTGATCGACCGCTACCACCTGCTCGTCTTCCCCCTGCTGCTCGGCGCGGGCAAGCGCCTGTTCAGCGGCACGGACAAGGACACCCAGAAGCTGAAGCTCGTCGAGCACGAGGCGTACTCCAACGGCCTGCAGAAGAACATCTTCGACGTCGTCCGCTGA
- a CDS encoding histidine kinase gives MSFPLGNAQNELNAEVRQAIADPGSRPAFAIQLNALQAMCRQVFGFRLAMIAIATPFAINHTAAGLASWLIGSAILVTFMGSYVLFRDWERFGPVLLRYPWLLGIDAFFGALLLITASPESTLAYVTVCTPLLAGLVYGWRGAAVFAALQVIIVLGVYNTNPKLQPADATAILLPGFCCIAGAVGVTLRNLLLRFGTASQALTETRARLAVNEAVEGERTRLAREMHDSVAKTLHGLALAADGLAASSDRMDPLTVRHQAELVARSARRAAAESRELLSDLRRESGLDGGVDVVRELRARAEDFTRRHGLTATFRLLDDAPIPHVPQAVARQLLTIASEAMENAHRHAQPTYLVVLAGVKGDVLRVSVYDDGRGLPPGTTLDDLRHAGHFGLVGMVERAASIGARIRIGKGQAAKGTEVRLELPIAALTAAPGAEHPA, from the coding sequence ATGTCGTTCCCGCTCGGCAACGCCCAGAACGAACTGAACGCCGAGGTGCGTCAGGCGATCGCCGATCCCGGCTCACGACCGGCGTTCGCGATCCAGCTGAACGCGCTCCAGGCGATGTGTCGCCAGGTCTTCGGCTTCCGGCTCGCCATGATCGCCATAGCCACCCCGTTCGCGATCAACCACACCGCCGCGGGCCTGGCCTCCTGGCTGATCGGCTCGGCCATCCTCGTCACGTTCATGGGGTCGTACGTCCTGTTCCGTGACTGGGAGCGCTTCGGCCCGGTCCTGCTGCGCTACCCCTGGCTGCTGGGCATCGACGCCTTCTTCGGCGCCCTGCTGCTGATCACGGCCAGCCCCGAGTCCACCCTCGCGTACGTCACCGTCTGCACCCCGCTGCTGGCCGGGCTCGTCTACGGCTGGCGCGGCGCGGCGGTCTTCGCCGCGCTCCAGGTGATCATCGTCCTCGGCGTGTACAACACCAACCCGAAGCTCCAGCCCGCCGACGCCACGGCGATCCTCCTGCCCGGCTTCTGCTGCATCGCCGGAGCCGTCGGCGTCACCCTGCGCAACCTGCTCCTGCGCTTCGGGACGGCGAGCCAGGCCCTCACCGAGACCAGGGCCCGCCTCGCCGTCAACGAGGCCGTGGAGGGCGAGCGCACCCGCCTCGCCCGGGAGATGCACGACTCGGTGGCCAAGACCCTGCACGGCCTGGCGCTGGCGGCCGACGGCCTGGCGGCCTCCTCCGACCGGATGGACCCGCTCACCGTCAGGCACCAGGCCGAACTGGTCGCCCGCTCCGCCCGCCGGGCCGCCGCCGAGTCCCGGGAACTGCTCTCCGACCTGCGCCGCGAGTCCGGCCTCGACGGGGGAGTGGACGTCGTACGCGAGCTGAGGGCCCGTGCCGAGGACTTCACCCGGCGGCACGGGCTCACCGCCACCTTCCGGCTCCTCGACGACGCACCGATACCGCACGTCCCCCAGGCCGTCGCCCGCCAGCTGCTCACCATCGCCTCCGAGGCGATGGAGAACGCCCACCGCCACGCACAACCCACCTACCTCGTCGTGCTCGCAGGCGTGAAGGGCGACGTCCTGCGTGTCAGCGTGTACGACGACGGGCGCGGCCTGCCCCCGGGCACGACGCTCGACGACCTCCGGCACGCCGGACACTTCGGCCTGGTCGGCATGGTCGAACGCGCCGCGTCCATCGGCGCCCGCATCCGGATCGGGAAGGGACAGGCGGCCAAGGGCACCGAGGTGCGCCTGGAACTCCCGATCGCCGCTCTGACCGCCGCCCCCGGCGCGGAGCACCCCGCATGA
- a CDS encoding CpaF family protein, whose protein sequence is MSLRARMSAPEKNGGAREDSHMVAAYRAKLLEEIDLAEMSSLAAADRRARLERVLSHIISREGPVLSTVERTQLIRRVVDEALGLGILEPLLEDASITEIMVNGPDQIFVERSGRVEKLPMRFSSHEQLMQTIERIVSTVNRRVDEQNPMVDARLPSGERVNVIIPPLSLTGATLTIRRFPRAFTLQEMINVGSLDDQMLILLAGFVQAKLNVIVSGATGTGKTTLLNALSGLIPNSERIVTIEDSAELQLQQSHVIRLESRPANVEGKGQITIRDLVRNSLRMRPDRIVVGEVRGGESLDMLQAMSTGHDGSLATVHANNAEDALMRLQTLASMSEIKIPFEALHDQINSAVDVIVQLTRHADGSRKITEIAVLDSHGRDPYRIVTVAKFDAQPMDAEGRINGEFNYLPIPRRIAERLYMASQPIPQAFGVAESADQLATREAN, encoded by the coding sequence GCACGCATGAGCGCCCCCGAGAAGAACGGCGGGGCGCGGGAGGACAGCCACATGGTGGCCGCCTACCGCGCCAAGCTGCTCGAAGAGATCGACCTGGCGGAGATGTCCTCGCTCGCCGCCGCAGACCGGCGGGCCCGGCTGGAGCGCGTGCTCAGCCACATCATCAGCCGCGAGGGGCCGGTTCTCTCGACGGTCGAGCGCACCCAGCTGATCCGCCGGGTCGTGGACGAGGCCCTCGGCCTCGGCATCCTGGAACCGCTCCTCGAGGACGCGTCCATCACCGAGATCATGGTGAACGGGCCGGACCAGATCTTCGTGGAGCGCAGCGGCAGGGTCGAGAAACTGCCCATGCGTTTCAGCTCGCACGAACAGCTCATGCAGACCATCGAACGCATCGTGTCGACGGTCAACCGTCGCGTGGACGAGCAGAACCCCATGGTCGACGCGCGTCTACCCAGTGGTGAGCGTGTCAACGTGATCATCCCGCCGCTGTCGCTGACCGGGGCGACGCTCACCATCCGACGGTTCCCCCGGGCCTTCACGCTCCAGGAAATGATCAACGTCGGCTCGCTCGACGACCAGATGCTGATCCTGCTGGCCGGGTTCGTCCAGGCGAAGCTGAACGTCATCGTGTCCGGGGCCACGGGTACCGGCAAGACGACGCTCCTCAACGCGCTCTCCGGGCTCATCCCCAACAGCGAGCGCATCGTCACCATCGAGGACTCCGCCGAGCTCCAGCTCCAGCAGAGCCACGTCATCCGGCTGGAGTCCCGGCCGGCGAACGTCGAGGGCAAGGGCCAGATCACCATCCGTGACCTGGTCCGCAACTCCCTGCGTATGCGTCCCGACCGCATCGTCGTCGGTGAGGTCCGTGGCGGCGAGTCGCTCGACATGCTCCAGGCGATGTCGACCGGTCACGACGGCTCGCTCGCCACGGTCCACGCCAACAACGCCGAGGACGCGCTCATGCGTCTGCAGACCCTCGCCTCGATGTCCGAGATCAAGATCCCGTTCGAGGCGCTGCACGACCAGATCAACAGCGCCGTCGACGTGATCGTCCAGCTCACCCGGCACGCCGACGGTTCCCGAAAGATCACCGAGATCGCCGTCCTCGACTCCCACGGACGCGACCCCTACCGCATCGTGACCGTCGCCAAGTTCGACGCCCAGCCGATGGACGCCGAGGGACGGATCAACGGCGAGTTCAACTACCTCCCCATCCCGCGCAGGATCGCCGAACGCCTCTACATGGCCAGCCAGCCCATCCCGCAGGCCTTCGGAGTCGCCGAATCCGCCGATCAGCTCGCCACTCGAGAGGCCAACTAG
- a CDS encoding type II secretion system F family protein has translation MTNLPLLTIGVTLLAGVTGVVGLHAYSGGKADRDALVDRLSHTGHIPETGRHRRFRGFDAKLRRTGLGRKLELKLAATGLELTPGEFFVYAVAALAGLWMIASSLLASFFGPVAALIGLWGTNAFLNWQRTKRTERFINQLPELARILANATQAGLALRTSIGMAADEMEDPAGEELSRVSRRLAVGESLDDALSELTDRLPSRELVVLVTTLVLSNRAGGTVVSSLRNLTETLEERKETRREVKTQLSQVTVTAYAVPMFGLGTMLLMDAVMPGALDRMTGAFIGQAAVVISITLYAIGFIVIRRMSKIDV, from the coding sequence ATGACGAATCTTCCTCTTCTCACCATCGGTGTGACGCTGCTGGCCGGCGTCACGGGCGTGGTGGGCCTGCATGCCTACAGCGGCGGCAAGGCCGACCGGGACGCCCTGGTGGACCGGCTCTCGCACACGGGACACATCCCGGAGACCGGGCGGCACCGCCGCTTCCGGGGCTTCGACGCCAAGCTGCGCAGGACGGGTCTGGGCCGGAAGCTCGAACTCAAGCTGGCCGCCACCGGCCTGGAGCTCACCCCGGGCGAGTTCTTCGTCTACGCGGTCGCCGCCCTGGCCGGGCTCTGGATGATCGCCTCGTCGCTCCTCGCCAGCTTCTTCGGCCCGGTCGCCGCCCTCATCGGCCTCTGGGGCACCAACGCCTTCCTGAACTGGCAGCGGACCAAGCGCACCGAGCGCTTCATCAACCAGCTCCCCGAACTCGCCCGCATCCTCGCCAACGCCACCCAGGCCGGCCTGGCACTGCGCACGTCGATCGGCATGGCGGCGGACGAGATGGAGGACCCGGCCGGTGAGGAACTGTCCCGGGTCTCCCGGCGCCTCGCCGTCGGAGAGTCCCTCGACGACGCGCTGAGCGAGCTGACCGACCGGCTGCCCTCCCGCGAACTCGTCGTCCTCGTCACCACCCTCGTCCTGTCCAACCGGGCCGGTGGTACGGTCGTCAGCTCGCTGCGCAACCTCACCGAGACGCTGGAGGAGCGCAAGGAGACCCGCCGAGAGGTCAAGACCCAGCTCTCCCAGGTCACCGTCACCGCCTACGCCGTACCGATGTTCGGCCTGGGCACCATGCTCCTGATGGACGCGGTCATGCCCGGCGCGCTCGACCGGATGACCGGCGCCTTCATCGGCCAGGCAGCGGTGGTCATCTCCATCACCCTGTACGCGATCGGATTCATCGTGATCCGCCGCATGTCGAAGATCGACGTCTGA
- a CDS encoding helix-turn-helix transcriptional regulator, which translates to MASRTSPTERQKRLGYEVRKMRLAADITAEAAAGLLGVDRSRLSNIEQGSRAINESRLRTLAQACDCPDQAYVEALAAMAGSAKRGWWERYRGLLPEGLLDIAELEAHALRMRTAHSVHIPGILQTSDHALAVFRVVVPALPEHEVALRLAHRVERQQVLEGAGPPEYVGIVHEAALRMQFGGRSVARAQLDHLLSVSENPHITLRVIPFKAGAFPGAGQTVNYAEGPVPQLDTVQVDSTHGPEFLYEEDQLAKYRSHLDWMEGIALPPNESRDFIHGIARHL; encoded by the coding sequence ATGGCATCGCGAACGTCCCCGACCGAACGACAGAAACGCCTGGGGTACGAGGTCCGGAAGATGCGGCTGGCCGCCGATATCACCGCCGAGGCTGCTGCGGGCTTACTCGGAGTCGACCGGTCCAGACTCTCCAACATCGAGCAGGGCAGTCGGGCGATCAATGAGAGTCGGCTGCGCACGCTCGCCCAGGCGTGTGACTGTCCGGACCAGGCATATGTCGAGGCGCTCGCTGCCATGGCGGGATCCGCAAAGCGCGGTTGGTGGGAGCGTTACCGTGGCTTGCTTCCCGAAGGGCTCCTGGACATTGCCGAGTTGGAGGCCCATGCCCTTCGCATGCGAACCGCCCACTCTGTGCACATCCCGGGAATTCTCCAGACCAGCGACCACGCCCTGGCCGTCTTCCGAGTGGTCGTACCCGCACTCCCGGAGCACGAAGTCGCCCTGCGGCTCGCGCATCGAGTGGAGAGACAACAAGTCCTGGAAGGAGCAGGTCCCCCTGAGTACGTAGGAATCGTGCACGAAGCCGCTCTGCGCATGCAGTTCGGCGGTCGCTCGGTGGCCCGTGCCCAGCTCGACCACCTGCTCTCCGTATCCGAGAACCCTCACATCACACTTCGGGTCATCCCCTTCAAAGCCGGAGCATTTCCGGGCGCGGGACAGACGGTCAATTACGCGGAGGGACCTGTGCCGCAGCTGGACACAGTCCAGGTGGACAGCACTCATGGACCTGAATTCCTTTACGAGGAAGACCAGCTGGCGAAATACCGTTCACACCTCGACTGGATGGAGGGCATCGCACTGCCGCCCAATGAGTCGCGAGACTTCATCCACGGCATCGCACGTCACCTCTGA
- a CDS encoding FAD-dependent monooxygenase: MSRTGLLRDARTTPRRTALVSGAGIAGPALAFWLNRHGFAVTVVERAGTLRGGGYPVDVRGTALEVVRRMGILPRLRDAHIDLRRLTFLDGDGGEVASVDPHAVTGGVAGRDLEVRRGDLAGALHAAVRDDVEFLFDDSIETLDRSGHGVDVAFRGGGRRTFDMVFGADGLHSRTRESVFGPEEQFHRYLGYCFAGFTMRNTFGLLRETVMWNAPGRAATLYAVGDDSDEVHAFLNFARPKPPFDAFRNPEAQRDLVAAVFADAGWEVPGMLAAMRDADDLFFDGVGQIRMPRWSSGRVALVGDAAYAPSFLTGQGSSLALVGAYMLAGSLAGRDHAAGFAAYEHSTREFVTLNQDQVGEGDAMLFPTTARALEQRNDMLRNLGATPFAEGRPAHSALTLPEFTPIT, encoded by the coding sequence ATGAGCCGCACCGGTCTGTTGAGGGATGCCCGTACCACGCCGAGGCGCACGGCCCTGGTATCCGGGGCCGGCATCGCGGGGCCCGCCCTCGCGTTCTGGCTGAACCGCCACGGATTCGCGGTCACGGTGGTCGAGAGGGCGGGCACGCTTCGTGGCGGTGGTTATCCCGTCGACGTGCGCGGCACCGCACTCGAGGTCGTCCGGAGGATGGGAATCCTGCCGCGGCTGCGGGACGCGCACATCGATCTGCGCCGGCTGACCTTCCTCGACGGCGACGGCGGCGAGGTGGCCTCGGTCGACCCGCACGCCGTCACCGGCGGTGTCGCGGGACGGGACCTGGAGGTACGGCGCGGGGATCTGGCCGGCGCTCTCCACGCGGCGGTCCGTGACGACGTGGAGTTCTTGTTCGACGACTCCATCGAAACCCTCGACCGGTCCGGCCACGGGGTCGACGTCGCCTTCCGCGGGGGCGGCAGGCGTACGTTCGACATGGTGTTCGGTGCGGACGGCCTGCACTCGCGCACCCGCGAGTCCGTGTTCGGCCCCGAGGAGCAGTTCCACCGGTACCTCGGCTACTGCTTCGCCGGGTTCACCATGCGCAACACCTTCGGGCTCCTCCGCGAGACCGTGATGTGGAACGCCCCGGGCAGGGCCGCGACGCTCTACGCCGTGGGGGACGACAGCGACGAGGTCCACGCCTTCCTGAACTTCGCCCGGCCGAAACCGCCGTTCGACGCGTTCCGGAACCCGGAGGCCCAACGGGACCTGGTCGCCGCGGTCTTCGCCGACGCGGGATGGGAGGTCCCGGGCATGCTCGCCGCCATGCGCGACGCGGACGACCTGTTCTTCGACGGGGTCGGTCAGATCCGCATGCCCCGCTGGTCCAGCGGCAGGGTCGCGCTGGTCGGCGACGCCGCGTACGCGCCCTCGTTCCTCACCGGGCAGGGCTCCAGCCTCGCGCTCGTCGGCGCGTACATGCTCGCCGGTTCCCTGGCCGGCCGGGACCACGCCGCGGGCTTCGCCGCCTACGAACACAGCACCCGCGAGTTCGTGACCCTGAACCAGGATCAGGTCGGCGAGGGCGATGCCATGCTCTTCCCGACCACCGCTCGGGCCTTGGAGCAGCGCAACGACATGCTGCGCAATCTCGGCGCCACGCCCTTCGCGGAGGGGCGACCGGCCCATTCGGCCCTCACCCTGCCCGAATTCACGCCCATCACGTGA
- a CDS encoding pilus assembly protein TadG-related protein encodes MTGTNRRDAGQAFPIYVVMVAGLLFLVFAFFAVGKAAALRNSAQGAADAAALAAARQAREEFQGGFLASLPEDLLDAYLRAHPVGGCSAASGLASANQTELVSCTPMPGGYEDRIKVKVRGLKPVDSPVLPDSKETKAEAEATAVIKFRCSWTSVDYNDDSIRDMFFFTCGKDFLQIAPASPPPWSTVSRILYDVHLVDN; translated from the coding sequence ATGACCGGCACTAATCGCCGAGACGCAGGGCAGGCCTTCCCCATCTATGTAGTGATGGTGGCGGGCCTGCTCTTCCTCGTGTTCGCATTCTTTGCCGTCGGCAAGGCAGCTGCCTTGCGCAACAGCGCCCAGGGGGCGGCGGACGCGGCAGCTCTGGCTGCGGCGCGTCAGGCCCGTGAGGAGTTCCAGGGCGGATTCCTCGCCTCGCTCCCCGAGGACTTGCTCGACGCCTACCTTCGTGCCCACCCGGTGGGCGGCTGCTCCGCAGCATCGGGGCTCGCTTCGGCGAATCAGACGGAGCTTGTGAGCTGCACACCGATGCCTGGTGGCTACGAAGACCGGATCAAGGTGAAGGTTCGGGGACTCAAGCCGGTGGACTCACCGGTGCTTCCCGACTCGAAGGAGACGAAGGCGGAGGCAGAGGCCACCGCTGTCATCAAGTTCCGTTGCAGCTGGACATCGGTCGACTACAACGACGACAGCATCCGGGACATGTTCTTCTTCACGTGCGGCAAGGACTTCCTCCAGATCGCTCCGGCCAGTCCTCCGCCCTGGTCCACGGTGAGCAGGATCCTCTACGACGTGCACCTGGTCGACAATTGA
- a CDS encoding DUF5936 domain-containing protein — translation MDLVLAGIMGLAVYGAIAGIRMYRRDAKLPGDLAIALEVGSTRTSAVGSGIDRLGMRWAPAVLRMMGPKAVNKKRRQIDMAGNPGGLTIDRYAARRAVYGGLGALGAFSMLMRGQIFLALLLVAFGIFWVEVGLWSAVRIRRDHIDRTLPDFLDVLAVVVSAGLGFRQALARVADKYEGPWADELRITLRQMDMGVSRREAFEQLRRRNDSEQVAMFVTTLQQGEELGAPIVETLIQIANDMRRTDAQNARRKAARAVPKATFAVTTFLLPGTLVLLTVGFVYGANIDFGFLTGG, via the coding sequence ATGGACCTGGTCCTCGCAGGCATCATGGGGCTCGCGGTGTACGGCGCCATCGCCGGCATCCGCATGTACCGCCGCGACGCGAAGCTTCCCGGCGACCTCGCGATCGCGCTGGAGGTCGGCTCCACCCGCACCAGCGCGGTGGGTTCCGGCATCGACCGACTCGGCATGCGCTGGGCCCCCGCGGTCCTGCGGATGATGGGCCCCAAGGCCGTCAACAAGAAGCGCCGCCAGATCGACATGGCGGGCAACCCGGGCGGTCTGACCATCGACCGCTACGCGGCACGCCGCGCCGTCTACGGCGGCCTCGGCGCGCTCGGCGCCTTCAGCATGCTCATGCGCGGCCAGATCTTCCTGGCCCTGCTGCTGGTCGCCTTCGGTATCTTCTGGGTCGAGGTCGGCCTCTGGTCCGCGGTCCGCATCCGCCGTGACCACATCGACCGGACCCTTCCCGACTTCCTCGACGTCCTCGCCGTCGTCGTGTCGGCCGGTCTCGGCTTCCGGCAGGCCCTGGCCCGGGTCGCCGACAAGTACGAGGGCCCCTGGGCCGACGAACTGCGCATCACCCTGCGCCAGATGGACATGGGCGTCAGCCGCCGCGAGGCGTTCGAGCAGCTGCGCAGGCGCAACGACTCGGAACAGGTCGCGATGTTCGTGACCACGCTCCAGCAGGGCGAGGAGCTCGGTGCGCCGATTGTCGAGACGCTGATCCAGATCGCCAACGACATGCGGCGCACGGACGCCCAGAACGCCCGCCGGAAGGCGGCCAGGGCCGTCCCCAAGGCCACCTTCGCCGTCACCACGTTCCTGCTGCCCGGAACGCTGGTCCTGCTGACGGTCGGCTTCGTCTACGGCGCCAACATCGACTTCGGGTTCCTCACGGGCGGATGA
- a CDS encoding DUF899 family protein: MTTHPLPPVVDAATWERRLRTLRAREKAATRELDAIAAERRRLPMVEMPDYTLVGEDGPVRLVDVFDGKRQLIVYNHMWFPGEEWQCPGCTGFTAQFTRLEFLNDYDARFVIVTQGPIDEALAYKRRVGNRMTWYSTADSSFGADVGAPPGGEFAVNVFLRDGDTVYRTWHTSGRGIEQLTHTFALIDLLPYGRQEEWQDSPEGWPQSPAYSRWPSSQDIAARYGTGAD, encoded by the coding sequence ATGACCACCCACCCGCTGCCGCCCGTCGTCGACGCCGCCACCTGGGAGCGCCGGCTCCGGACGCTGCGCGCCAGGGAGAAAGCCGCGACGCGGGAGCTGGACGCCATCGCCGCCGAGCGCCGTCGCCTGCCGATGGTGGAGATGCCCGACTACACCCTCGTAGGCGAGGACGGGCCGGTCCGGCTGGTGGACGTCTTCGACGGCAAGCGGCAGCTGATCGTCTACAACCACATGTGGTTTCCCGGCGAGGAGTGGCAGTGCCCGGGATGCACGGGCTTCACCGCGCAGTTCACCCGCCTGGAGTTCCTGAACGACTACGACGCACGTTTCGTCATTGTCACCCAGGGACCGATCGACGAGGCGCTCGCGTACAAGCGGCGGGTCGGCAACCGGATGACCTGGTACTCGACCGCCGACAGCTCCTTCGGAGCCGATGTCGGCGCGCCGCCCGGGGGAGAGTTCGCGGTGAACGTGTTCCTGCGCGACGGGGACACCGTCTACCGCACCTGGCATACCAGCGGCCGGGGCATCGAGCAGCTCACGCACACCTTCGCCCTCATCGACCTCCTGCCGTACGGGCGACAGGAGGAATGGCAGGACTCGCCCGAGGGGTGGCCGCAGTCCCCCGCCTACAGCCGGTGGCCGAGTTCCCAGGACATCGCCGCGCGGTACGGCACGGGCGCCGACTGA